The following coding sequences lie in one Cyanobacterium sp. Dongsha4 genomic window:
- the folD gene encoding bifunctional methylenetetrahydrofolate dehydrogenase/methenyltetrahydrofolate cyclohydrolase FolD: MVAQILDGKNLAKKIQSRLQADIEKQVAIKNRRPGLAVLMVGDNPASAVYVRNKEKACQKIGMESFGKHFPDTVSQEELENVIEELNCDRNVDGILVQLPLPEKFDAVGLLHKIAPEKDADGLHPENLGKLVRGEKGLRSCTPAGVMEILADNNIDLEGKKAVVVGRSILVGKPLALMLLEKNATVTIAHSRTENLAAVTREADILIAAVGKPEMITADMVKPSAVVIDVGINRLETEDGKGYLVGDVAYEQVKEVASYITPVPGGVGPMTVAMLLQNTYDSYLNRVEKN, encoded by the coding sequence ATGGTAGCTCAAATTTTAGACGGTAAAAACTTAGCAAAAAAAATTCAATCCCGTTTACAAGCTGACATTGAAAAACAAGTAGCAATAAAAAATAGACGCCCCGGATTAGCTGTTTTGATGGTGGGAGATAATCCTGCTAGTGCTGTTTATGTGAGAAACAAGGAAAAAGCCTGTCAGAAAATAGGTATGGAATCTTTCGGGAAACACTTTCCTGATACGGTGTCTCAAGAAGAATTAGAAAATGTCATTGAAGAATTAAACTGCGATCGCAATGTAGATGGTATATTGGTACAATTACCCTTACCAGAAAAATTTGATGCGGTTGGCTTGCTTCATAAAATCGCCCCAGAAAAAGATGCAGACGGCTTACATCCAGAGAATTTAGGGAAATTAGTGAGAGGAGAAAAAGGTTTAAGAAGTTGCACTCCCGCAGGAGTTATGGAAATCTTAGCGGATAATAATATTGATTTAGAAGGGAAAAAAGCCGTTGTGGTTGGCAGAAGCATATTAGTTGGTAAACCTCTTGCTTTGATGCTATTAGAGAAAAACGCTACTGTTACCATTGCCCATTCTCGCACAGAAAATCTAGCAGCCGTCACCCGTGAAGCTGATATTTTAATTGCCGCCGTTGGAAAACCAGAAATGATTACTGCCGATATGGTTAAACCTTCTGCAGTAGTAATCGATGTGGGAATTAATCGCTTAGAAACCGAAGACGGAAAAGGATATTTAGTGGGTGATGTTGCCTATGAGCAAGTTAAAGAAGTAGCTAGTTATATTACTCCTGTACCTGGAGGCGTAGGTCCTATGACAGTGGCAATGTTATTACAAAATACCTATGACAGTTATTTGAATCGTGTGGAAAAAAATTAA
- a CDS encoding alpha/beta hydrolase, with translation MEKINIHGINHHYQFIKTQEDLTKPVLVFIHGWLLSHHYWLPLIEQIKHEYSCLTYDLKGFGSSQWDDNTSLKNSEFDLSGYAQDLKILLQELAIEKAWLVGHSLGGSVALWTADICRDKVTGVFCVNAGGGIYLQEEFERFRKAGENLVKFRPSWFVNVPFFDYIFSRMMVKRPLGRQWGKQRLKDFLSANEQAAIASLLESTTEEQVHYLPQIVSRLSQPVYFIAGKQDKVMEVQYVKHLASFHQLFQQNQKNVYEIDNCGHFAMLEHTQQVKDYILEIMIQHSSQNDILPEFTPSQGQS, from the coding sequence ATGGAAAAAATTAATATTCATGGAATTAATCATCATTACCAATTTATTAAAACTCAAGAAGATTTAACTAAACCAGTATTAGTATTCATTCATGGGTGGTTATTAAGTCATCATTACTGGCTACCATTAATTGAACAAATAAAACACGAATATTCCTGTTTAACTTATGATTTAAAGGGATTTGGATCATCTCAATGGGATGATAACACGTCCTTAAAAAATAGTGAGTTTGATTTATCGGGTTATGCTCAAGATTTAAAGATTTTATTACAAGAATTAGCCATTGAAAAAGCGTGGTTGGTGGGGCATTCTTTAGGAGGTAGTGTTGCCCTATGGACTGCGGATATATGTAGAGATAAAGTTACAGGAGTGTTTTGTGTTAATGCAGGAGGAGGTATTTATTTACAAGAAGAATTTGAGCGTTTTCGCAAAGCAGGGGAGAATTTAGTTAAATTTCGTCCTTCTTGGTTTGTCAATGTGCCTTTTTTTGATTATATATTTTCCCGTATGATGGTGAAACGTCCTTTAGGCAGACAATGGGGAAAGCAAAGATTAAAAGATTTTCTCAGTGCCAATGAACAAGCTGCGATCGCATCTTTATTAGAATCCACAACAGAAGAACAAGTACACTACTTACCCCAAATAGTATCCCGTTTATCTCAACCAGTGTATTTCATCGCAGGAAAACAAGATAAAGTAATGGAAGTGCAATATGTAAAGCATCTAGCCAGTTTTCATCAACTATTTCAACAAAATCAAAAAAATGTTTATGAGATAGATAACTGTGGACACTTTGCCATGTTAGAACATACACAACAAGTAAAAGATTATATTTTAGAGATAATGATTCAACACAGTAGCCAAAATGATATTCTCCCAGAATTTACTCCCTCACAAGGGCAAAGTTAA
- a CDS encoding sodium:proton antiporter, translated as MTINVSYLYKFINTPLPNSVNLSQENFTGLVNVLIFLLLVATGVALITRWLRIPYVVGLVLGGLIIPKEILPQSVGLNPDVILNLFLPILIFQAAINTDISRLRGTIKPISLLAGPGVLVSAIITAMLLKWSLGLVFITASAVAVILTITDTVSVIAAFRSVSVPSRLATIVEGESLFNDAIALVLLNIIAQIHLQGSFSVTDGIEQFLIAFVGGSILGLGLGYLCVGLFRQLDDALSNNLLTVAISLGTFQIGQLLEVSSAIAVVIAGLVIGNIGFRKTSASIKVTLLNFWEYAGFGVNTFIFLFVGIEVNPSVLVKTIPLALLVVIIYQIGRIFSIYPFSYLLRFFDRPLPLKWQHVLIFGNVKGSLSMALALSLPSTLPGRDEVVTLVFSTVFVSLIGQGLSLSWLVKRLKLSKPSPTLKQIESLQLNLIASKAAQEELKNLLTSGSLPKFLYEELFAAYQARIATSEQELREIYNQKIGYQGNSIKEKAYLDNLYRRLFLAEKGAINDAIFKGLLPDDVASPYLQRLDEKLLSVNDEG; from the coding sequence ATGACTATTAATGTCTCATATTTATACAAATTTATTAACACTCCTCTCCCAAATTCTGTCAATTTATCTCAAGAAAACTTTACGGGATTAGTTAATGTTTTAATTTTTTTACTGCTTGTTGCCACAGGAGTTGCCTTAATTACACGATGGCTTCGTATCCCTTATGTGGTGGGTTTAGTTTTAGGTGGTTTAATCATTCCCAAAGAAATACTGCCTCAATCCGTTGGTTTAAATCCAGATGTTATTTTAAATTTATTTCTGCCCATACTTATTTTTCAGGCGGCAATTAATACCGATATTAGCCGTTTAAGAGGTACTATAAAACCTATTTCCCTACTAGCAGGACCAGGGGTGCTTGTATCTGCAATAATTACGGCTATGTTGTTAAAATGGTCATTAGGTTTAGTTTTTATCACTGCCTCGGCGGTTGCTGTTATTCTCACCATTACTGATACTGTTTCGGTGATTGCGGCTTTTCGTAGTGTTTCTGTCCCTAGTCGTCTTGCCACCATTGTTGAAGGGGAAAGTTTATTCAATGATGCGATCGCACTTGTCTTATTAAATATAATTGCTCAAATTCATCTTCAGGGAAGTTTTTCTGTGACTGATGGCATAGAACAATTTTTAATTGCTTTTGTGGGGGGAAGTATTCTAGGTTTAGGTTTAGGGTATCTTTGTGTGGGTTTATTTCGACAGTTAGATGATGCTTTAAGTAACAATCTACTTACCGTAGCTATTTCTCTGGGTACTTTTCAAATCGGTCAATTACTAGAAGTTTCAAGTGCGATCGCAGTTGTGATTGCTGGTTTAGTTATTGGAAATATCGGTTTCCGCAAAACCTCAGCCTCGATTAAAGTAACCCTTCTCAATTTTTGGGAATATGCAGGATTTGGGGTAAATACCTTTATCTTTTTATTTGTCGGAATAGAAGTTAATCCTAGTGTTTTAGTGAAAACTATTCCTTTAGCCCTTTTAGTGGTGATAATTTATCAAATTGGGCGTATTTTCTCTATCTATCCTTTTTCATATTTACTTCGATTTTTTGATCGCCCCTTACCCTTAAAATGGCAACACGTTTTAATTTTTGGCAACGTAAAAGGGTCATTATCAATGGCATTAGCCTTAAGTTTACCATCAACTTTACCCGGACGAGACGAAGTAGTTACCCTTGTTTTTAGTACAGTGTTTGTCTCTCTCATCGGACAAGGCTTAAGTTTATCATGGCTAGTAAAGAGATTAAAACTATCTAAACCCTCCCCTACCCTCAAACAAATAGAATCATTACAACTAAACCTTATCGCCTCAAAAGCCGCCCAAGAAGAATTGAAAAATCTTCTCACTTCAGGTAGTTTACCAAAATTTCTCTATGAAGAATTATTTGCCGCCTATCAAGCCAGAATTGCAACCTCTGAACAAGAATTAAGGGAAATTTATAATCAGAAAATTGGTTATCAAGGAAATAGTATCAAGGAAAAAGCCTATTTAGACAATCTCTATCGTCGTTTATTTTTAGCAGAAAAAGGAGCTATTAATGACGCAATTTTTAAGGGATTACTTCCCGATGACGTTGCCTCTCCATATTTGCAAAGACTAGATGAAAAACTACTATCAGTAAACGATGAAGGATAA
- a CDS encoding ABC transporter ATP-binding protein — translation MFLQIKNLHKSFDTENGKLSVLKDINMTIKEGEFICAVGASGSGKSTLLRQIAGLDKPCFGEIKIDGQLITAPGPDRGMVFQHYTLYPWLNVQENTEFGLKLQGVPKKERKEKASYYLSVVGLSNFAKSLPKQLSGGMKQRVAIARALTSEPKVLLMDEPFGALDIHTKESMHEFILDLWQRTNLTIFMITHDVEEAVFLSNRIYALGSRPGTVRKEITINLPERTSHIKRHSIFHDYRDELMELLRLHGKEALMAA, via the coding sequence ATGTTTTTACAAATTAAAAATTTACACAAAAGTTTTGATACAGAAAATGGCAAATTATCTGTTTTAAAAGATATTAATATGACCATTAAAGAGGGTGAATTTATCTGTGCTGTAGGTGCTTCAGGCTCAGGGAAATCAACTTTACTGCGTCAAATTGCAGGACTAGATAAACCCTGTTTTGGAGAGATAAAAATAGATGGTCAACTTATTACTGCCCCTGGACCCGATCGAGGAATGGTATTTCAACATTATACTCTTTATCCTTGGTTAAATGTTCAAGAAAATACAGAATTTGGTTTGAAATTACAAGGAGTTCCGAAAAAAGAAAGAAAAGAAAAAGCTAGTTATTATCTCAGCGTTGTTGGCTTATCTAACTTTGCTAAATCTTTACCCAAACAACTCTCAGGAGGCATGAAACAAAGAGTTGCGATCGCACGTGCATTAACTTCAGAACCAAAAGTATTACTAATGGATGAACCTTTTGGCGCATTAGATATTCACACAAAAGAATCCATGCACGAATTTATCCTTGATTTATGGCAACGGACAAACTTAACCATCTTTATGATTACCCATGATGTGGAGGAAGCTGTATTTTTATCTAATCGTATCTATGCTTTAGGTTCACGCCCCGGTACAGTCAGAAAAGAGATTACTATTAATTTACCAGAACGGACTTCCCACATCAAGCGCCATAGTATTTTTCATGACTATCGAGATGAGTTAATGGAATTACTACGCTTACACGGCAAAGAAGCCCTTATGGCGGCTTAA
- the uvrA gene encoding excinuclease ABC subunit UvrA produces the protein MSSTIVIRGARQHNLKNIDLELPRNKLIVFTGVSGSGKSSLAFDTIFAEGQRRYVESLSAYARQFLGQLDKPDVDSIEGLSPAISIDQKSTSHNPRSTVGTVTEIYDYLRLLYGRAGVPHCPHCGHSIAPETIDQMCDRILSLPEKTKVHLLAPVVRGKKGNHHQLLSSLRSQGFVRVKINGEIRELGDNIELKPQLKHNISVLVDRLVVKANIQERLADSLSTCLKLAEGIAIVEILDKGKTQYIINNFNIAENDPPQPPLIRGEFSEGDLIREEFPDEIVFSENFACPTHGAVMEELSPRLFSFNSPYGACSHCHGLGSLRQFSPDLVIPDPNAPVKDAIAPWAEKDNPYYASLLEYVAKEYKFKLTQSWSSLTEKQQHIILYGDQEILQVQYGYYRGVIPMLEKTYQETNSDLIKQKLEQYLEYQTCEVCHGKRLKPEALAVKLGQYSIFDLTSVSIAEALQRIDKIQLTPKQAQIGELALREIKDRLKFLLDVGLNYLSLDRTAMTLSGGEAQRIRLATQIGSGLTGVLYVLDEPSIGLHQRDNDRLLATLKKLRDLQNTLIIVEHDEDTIKSADHIVDIGPKAGIHGGDVVCQGNLKQLLNSKESLTGAYLSGRRKIEIPPSRREGNGKSLILKNCHRNNLKNIDVEIPLGKFVCVTGVSGSGKSTLINELLYPSLQHHLNRNVPFPKQLDSLEGIEAVDKVIVIDQSPIGRTPRSNPATYTGVFDVIRELFAQTIEAKARGYKAGRFSFNVKGGRCEACSGQGVNIISMNFLPDVYVQCDVCKGARYNRETLQVKYKGNSIADVLNMTVEEALKVFENIPRAVNRLQTLVDVGLTYVKLGQSAPTLSGGEAQRVKLATELSRRATGKTIYLIDEPTTGLSFYDVHHLLNVLQKLADKGNSIIVIEHNLDVIKCADWIIDLGLEGGDKGGEIVAIGTPEDIAKSKKSYLAKYLKKLL, from the coding sequence ATGTCCTCAACAATAGTTATTCGTGGTGCAAGGCAACATAATCTTAAAAATATTGATTTAGAATTACCCCGCAATAAGTTAATCGTATTTACTGGAGTGTCTGGCAGTGGCAAATCATCCCTAGCTTTTGACACCATTTTTGCAGAAGGACAACGCAGATATGTTGAGTCACTCAGTGCCTATGCCCGTCAATTTTTAGGACAACTAGATAAACCCGATGTGGATAGTATTGAAGGCTTATCCCCCGCTATTTCTATTGATCAAAAATCCACTTCCCATAATCCCCGCTCAACGGTAGGCACCGTTACAGAAATTTATGACTATCTACGGTTACTCTATGGTAGGGCAGGAGTACCTCATTGCCCTCATTGTGGTCATTCTATCGCCCCTGAAACCATTGACCAAATGTGCGATCGCATCTTGAGCTTACCTGAGAAGACAAAGGTACATCTATTAGCCCCTGTTGTCAGAGGAAAGAAAGGCAATCATCATCAACTATTATCTAGTTTACGCTCTCAAGGTTTTGTTAGGGTGAAAATTAACGGAGAAATTAGGGAATTAGGAGATAATATCGAATTAAAGCCCCAATTAAAGCATAATATCAGTGTTTTGGTCGATCGCCTCGTCGTTAAGGCTAATATTCAAGAAAGACTCGCTGATTCTCTTTCTACCTGTTTGAAGTTAGCGGAAGGAATTGCTATAGTCGAGATTTTAGACAAGGGAAAGACCCAGTATATCATTAATAATTTCAATATAGCAGAAAATGATCCTCCCCAGCCCCCCTTAATAAGGGGGGAGTTTTCAGAGGGTGACTTAATAAGAGAGGAATTTCCCGATGAGATTGTTTTTTCAGAAAACTTTGCTTGTCCCACTCATGGAGCGGTAATGGAGGAGTTGTCTCCCCGTCTTTTTTCTTTTAATTCTCCCTATGGTGCTTGTAGTCATTGTCACGGTTTAGGCAGTTTAAGGCAGTTTTCTCCTGATTTAGTAATACCAGATCCCAATGCTCCTGTCAAAGATGCCATTGCACCCTGGGCAGAAAAAGATAATCCCTATTATGCGTCTCTATTGGAATATGTAGCGAAGGAATATAAGTTTAAACTGACTCAATCTTGGTCAAGTTTAACTGAAAAGCAACAGCATATAATTCTCTATGGTGATCAAGAAATTTTACAGGTACAATATGGCTACTATCGGGGAGTTATTCCCATGCTCGAAAAAACCTATCAGGAAACTAACTCAGATTTAATTAAACAAAAATTAGAGCAGTATTTAGAGTATCAAACCTGTGAAGTGTGTCACGGTAAAAGACTTAAACCTGAAGCCCTTGCCGTTAAATTAGGACAATATTCCATCTTTGATTTAACCAGTGTTTCCATCGCCGAAGCCCTACAACGCATCGACAAAATTCAACTTACCCCCAAACAAGCTCAAATCGGTGAATTAGCCCTTAGAGAAATCAAAGACCGCTTAAAATTTCTTCTTGACGTAGGTTTGAATTACCTAAGTCTCGATCGCACTGCCATGACTTTATCAGGAGGAGAAGCGCAACGCATCCGTTTAGCCACTCAAATCGGTTCAGGTTTAACGGGAGTATTATATGTTTTAGATGAACCTAGTATCGGTTTACATCAACGAGATAATGATCGCCTCTTAGCTACCCTGAAAAAATTACGAGATCTCCAGAATACCCTTATAATTGTAGAACATGATGAGGATACCATCAAGAGTGCTGACCACATTGTCGATATTGGGCCAAAGGCAGGTATTCACGGAGGGGATGTTGTCTGTCAAGGCAATTTAAAACAACTACTTAACAGTAAAGAATCCTTAACAGGGGCGTATTTATCAGGGAGAAGAAAGATTGAAATTCCTCCCAGTCGTAGAGAAGGTAACGGTAAATCTCTCATATTGAAAAACTGTCATCGCAACAACTTAAAAAATATCGATGTAGAGATACCTTTAGGGAAATTTGTCTGTGTCACGGGGGTATCTGGTAGCGGAAAATCCACCCTTATTAACGAGTTACTCTATCCCTCTCTCCAACACCATCTTAACCGTAATGTGCCTTTTCCCAAACAGCTAGACTCTCTCGAAGGTATCGAAGCGGTAGATAAAGTCATTGTAATTGATCAATCCCCCATTGGGCGCACACCTCGATCGAATCCTGCTACCTATACAGGGGTTTTTGATGTGATTAGGGAATTATTTGCTCAAACCATTGAAGCCAAAGCAAGGGGATATAAAGCTGGAAGATTCTCTTTTAATGTTAAGGGAGGAAGATGTGAAGCCTGTAGTGGGCAAGGGGTTAATATTATCTCCATGAATTTCTTACCCGATGTCTATGTACAATGTGATGTGTGTAAAGGGGCAAGATATAACCGTGAAACTCTCCAAGTTAAGTATAAAGGAAATTCGATCGCAGATGTGTTAAATATGACCGTAGAAGAAGCCTTAAAAGTATTTGAGAATATTCCCCGTGCGGTAAATCGTTTACAAACCCTTGTGGATGTAGGCTTAACTTATGTCAAATTAGGGCAATCTGCACCCACTTTATCAGGGGGGGAAGCCCAACGGGTAAAATTGGCAACGGAATTATCTCGCCGCGCCACAGGTAAAACCATTTATTTGATCGATGAGCCGACTACAGGTTTATCATTTTATGATGTTCACCACTTATTAAATGTTTTGCAAAAATTAGCAGATAAAGGCAATTCTATCATCGTCATTGAGCATAATTTAGATGTCATTAAATGCGCGGATTGGATTATTGATTTAGGCTTGGAAGGAGGAGATAAAGGAGGAGAAATTGTCGCCATTGGTACACCAGAAGATATTGCAAAATCGAAAAAATCCTACCTCGCAAAATATCTTAAAAAATTATTGTAA
- a CDS encoding type II toxin-antitoxin system RelE family toxin, translating to MGDWRIIYEINNDRIVILVLEIDTRRGIYK from the coding sequence ATAGGGGATTGGCGAATTATTTATGAGATAAACAATGATAGAATTGTTATTTTAGTTTTAGAGATTGATACCAGAAGAGGTATTTATAAATGA
- a CDS encoding TIGR03279 family radical SAM protein: protein MKPASISHIIPDSIASEIGFEIGDKIVSINGIKPRDLIDYQFLCADEYLEIEVEDKWGKNHLIEIEKDYDEDLGLEFETALFDGLIQCNNKCPFCFIDQQPPGKRETLYLKDDDYRLSFLYGSYLTLTNLTTKEWLRIEQMRLSPLYVSVHATEPEIRSHLLKNQRAGEIRKQLAWFEEKRLQIHAQVVVCPNINDGEHLTTTLQDLFSFHNGDIPAVISAAIVPVGLTKFRPDKDELIPVSREKAREVIKQVQQLQEEFRKKSGSTFAWLADEWFLIAQEELPPESHYEDYPQIGNGVGSIRQFIKEFGMIAEAKLPSKINQKKEFIWIVGNAVETAFQPLVKKLNQVENLTVELRAFNSIYWGQEITVTGLLTGQDLLYHLEKESINKPILLPSLMLKHDEKKFLDDMTIEELEQKLTTKIYTVKDINQLIDIAIS, encoded by the coding sequence ATGAAACCAGCATCTATCAGTCATATAATACCAGATTCGATCGCATCTGAAATTGGTTTTGAAATAGGAGATAAAATAGTTAGTATTAATGGTATAAAACCTAGAGATTTAATTGATTATCAGTTTTTGTGTGCCGATGAATATTTAGAAATAGAAGTGGAGGATAAATGGGGAAAAAATCATCTTATTGAGATAGAAAAAGACTATGATGAAGACTTGGGATTAGAGTTTGAAACAGCCCTTTTTGATGGTTTAATTCAATGTAATAATAAATGTCCTTTTTGTTTTATTGATCAACAACCCCCCGGCAAAAGAGAAACTCTTTATCTCAAAGATGATGATTATCGCCTTAGTTTTCTTTATGGCAGTTATTTGACATTAACTAATTTAACTACTAAAGAATGGTTGAGAATTGAGCAAATGCGCTTATCCCCTCTTTATGTATCTGTTCATGCTACTGAGCCAGAAATTCGGAGTCATTTATTAAAAAATCAACGAGCAGGAGAAATTAGGAAACAATTGGCTTGGTTTGAAGAAAAAAGATTGCAAATTCACGCTCAAGTAGTAGTTTGTCCTAATATTAATGATGGTGAACATTTAACCACAACATTACAGGATTTATTTTCCTTCCATAATGGAGATATTCCTGCGGTAATTAGTGCGGCAATTGTGCCTGTTGGTTTAACCAAATTTCGTCCTGATAAAGATGAATTAATCCCTGTTAGTAGGGAAAAAGCAAGAGAAGTAATTAAACAAGTGCAACAACTACAAGAGGAATTTAGAAAAAAATCAGGTTCAACTTTTGCATGGTTAGCCGATGAATGGTTTTTAATTGCCCAAGAGGAATTACCACCAGAATCTCATTATGAAGATTATCCTCAAATTGGCAACGGTGTAGGTTCAATTCGTCAATTTATTAAAGAATTTGGAATGATTGCTGAGGCTAAATTACCTAGTAAAATTAATCAAAAAAAAGAGTTTATTTGGATAGTAGGCAATGCAGTAGAAACAGCTTTTCAACCTTTAGTAAAAAAACTTAATCAAGTAGAAAATTTAACAGTGGAATTAAGAGCTTTTAATAGTATTTATTGGGGACAAGAAATTACAGTAACAGGTCTTTTAACAGGTCAAGATTTACTATATCATTTAGAAAAAGAAAGCATAAATAAACCGATTCTTTTACCTTCTTTAATGCTGAAGCATGATGAAAAAAAATTCTTGGATGATATGACGATTGAAGAATTAGAACAAAAATTGACAACAAAAATTTATACTGTTAAAGATATTAATCAATTAATAGACATTGCTATTAGTTAG
- a CDS encoding helix-turn-helix transcriptional regulator, which translates to MTTEIINKNGKDYAVIPYDFYQKLIEDAEMLADIKAYDTAKNKSEETFPFEVVDSICLKGENPIKVYRQYRGISIIELSKKTKIDVQELEKIENNIYIASQKNLEKIAENLKIDLDMIT; encoded by the coding sequence ATGACAACTGAAATTATTAACAAAAATGGCAAAGATTATGCGGTTATTCCCTATGATTTTTACCAAAAATTAATAGAAGATGCAGAAATGTTAGCTGATATAAAAGCCTATGACACTGCTAAAAATAAATCAGAAGAAACTTTCCCCTTTGAGGTAGTTGATAGTATATGTTTAAAGGGAGAAAATCCCATTAAAGTTTATCGTCAATATCGAGGTATAAGCATTATAGAATTATCAAAAAAAACCAAAATTGATGTTCAAGAATTAGAAAAAATTGAGAATAATATTTATATTGCCAGTCAAAAAAATTTAGAAAAAATAGCTGAAAATTTAAAGATAGATTTAGATATGATTACTTAA